In a single window of the Pontibacter russatus genome:
- a CDS encoding cellulase family glycosylhydrolase, which translates to MKKTLPLLLAFGFLFTLQAPAQKTFQVKGRFLHDPNGEKVVLRGVNEMFIWSKRDLTGEATFPEIAKTGANVVRIAWLSSAENPIGAAANLDAVISNCVKSGMIPMPELHGATGDWGKLQQQVDYWVSPEVVQVLKKHEPYLLLNIANEVGDRQVTHKQFREGYGLAVARIRKAGIQCPLVIDGANWGQSIDILQANGRYLLQKDPLKNLLFSVHMWWTAPDGATKRIEDEIKASVEQGLPLIVGEFAPMGVGCAGSIDYKTILEECQKNEIGWMAWSWGLVDNSDCKLMDMTDDEHKGRFKGLSGWGKEVALTDKYSIRNTAKKTHYMKTLGKVK; encoded by the coding sequence ATGAAAAAAACGCTACCGCTGCTTTTAGCTTTTGGCTTTCTGTTCACCCTGCAGGCCCCCGCCCAGAAAACCTTTCAGGTAAAAGGGCGCTTCCTGCACGACCCGAACGGCGAAAAGGTCGTCCTGCGGGGCGTGAACGAAATGTTTATCTGGTCTAAAAGGGATCTGACGGGTGAGGCCACCTTCCCGGAGATTGCTAAAACCGGGGCCAACGTGGTGCGCATCGCCTGGCTCAGTTCAGCGGAGAACCCCATTGGCGCGGCCGCCAACCTGGACGCGGTGATCTCAAACTGCGTGAAGAGCGGGATGATCCCGATGCCGGAGCTGCACGGCGCCACCGGCGACTGGGGCAAACTGCAGCAGCAGGTGGACTACTGGGTGTCGCCGGAGGTGGTGCAGGTGCTCAAAAAGCACGAACCTTACCTGCTGCTGAACATAGCCAACGAGGTGGGGGACAGGCAGGTGACACACAAGCAGTTCAGGGAGGGGTATGGGCTGGCCGTGGCGCGCATCCGAAAAGCGGGCATCCAGTGCCCGCTGGTGATTGACGGCGCCAACTGGGGCCAGAGCATCGACATCCTGCAGGCCAACGGGCGCTATCTGCTGCAAAAAGACCCGCTGAAGAACCTGCTCTTCTCGGTTCATATGTGGTGGACGGCTCCCGACGGCGCTACGAAGCGCATAGAAGATGAAATCAAGGCATCGGTGGAGCAGGGGCTGCCTTTGATAGTAGGGGAGTTTGCCCCGATGGGCGTGGGTTGTGCCGGGTCGATCGACTATAAAACCATTCTGGAGGAGTGCCAGAAAAATGAAATAGGGTGGATGGCCTGGTCGTGGGGGCTGGTGGACAACAGCGACTGCAAGCTAATGGACATGACGGACGATGAGCACAAGGGCCGGTTCAAGGGGCTCTCCGGTTGGGGCAAAGAAGTGGCCCTGACGGACAAGTACAGCATCCGGAACACCGCGAAAAAGACCCACTATATGAAGACCCTTGGTAAAGTGAAGTAA
- a CDS encoding aldo/keto reductase, producing MHYKTLGKSAIEVSEVSFGCMSLGEDHAANAALLHRALDKGITLFDTADLYQKGENEVTVGKAFKGMRDRVVLATKVGNQWRPDGSGWDWNPSKAHILRAVEESLKRLQTDYIDLYQLHGGTIEDPIDDTIEAFETLRRQGKIRAYGISSIRPNVIREYVRRSDIASVMMQYSLLDQRPEEACLGLLQQHGIGVLARGSYAQGLLLGKPPKSYLGHPEAEVAAAAEAVRKTAGIQRTAAEVAARFVLHHPAITSAVLGIRTEEQLGDALQVAEAAPLKEADLEQLRQAAKPILYEQHR from the coding sequence ATGCACTACAAAACACTTGGAAAATCAGCTATTGAGGTAAGCGAGGTCAGCTTTGGCTGCATGTCGCTGGGCGAAGACCATGCCGCCAACGCGGCACTGCTGCACCGGGCGCTGGACAAGGGCATCACGCTGTTCGACACCGCTGACCTCTACCAGAAAGGGGAGAATGAAGTAACGGTGGGCAAAGCCTTCAAAGGCATGCGCGACAGGGTGGTGCTGGCCACCAAGGTGGGCAACCAGTGGCGGCCCGACGGCAGCGGCTGGGACTGGAACCCTTCCAAAGCTCACATCCTGCGGGCCGTGGAGGAAAGCCTGAAGCGCCTGCAAACCGACTACATTGACCTGTACCAGCTGCACGGCGGCACCATCGAAGACCCGATAGACGACACGATCGAGGCATTTGAAACACTCCGGCGGCAGGGCAAAATACGGGCCTACGGCATTTCCTCCATCCGGCCAAACGTGATCCGGGAGTATGTGCGGCGCTCAGACATCGCATCGGTGATGATGCAGTACAGCCTGCTGGACCAACGGCCGGAAGAAGCGTGTCTCGGGCTGTTGCAGCAGCACGGAATCGGGGTGCTGGCAAGGGGCAGTTACGCGCAGGGGCTTTTGCTGGGCAAACCGCCAAAGTCCTACTTGGGCCACCCGGAAGCTGAGGTAGCTGCGGCAGCCGAAGCTGTGCGCAAGACAGCCGGCATCCAGCGGACGGCAGCGGAAGTGGCCGCCCGGTTTGTGCTGCACCATCCGGCCATCACATCCGCCGTACTGGGTATCCGGACGGAGGAGCAGCTTGGGGATGCGCTGCAGGTGGCGGAGGCCGCCCCATTAAAGGAAGCGGATCTGGAGCAGTTGAGGCAAGCCGCCAAACCAATCTTGTATGAGCAGCACCGGTGA
- a CDS encoding mechanosensitive ion channel family protein: MMNEFLERVYFHNSVLDYLIALGIVVLGFIVIATFKRIILTRLQALTQHTQTSFDNYVVEGVERFGIPALYITTFYMALQYLVLSERMVDILRIAVTVVVTVLVIRFISSAILFMLRGYVRKQNHGEEKVNQLGGLMLLINVLIWFIGLVFLFDNMGYDVTTVIAGLGIGGIAVALAAQNILGDLFNYFVIFFDRPFEVGDFVTVDNKMGVVEYVGIKTTRLKSLTGEQLVFSNSDLTGSRLHNYKRMQRRRVVFKIGVTYQTPLRQVKEIPVLIKSIVQAQKLTEFDRSHFSSYSESSLDFETVFYVLSAEFNVYMDIQQAINLRIFEEFQDRGIEFAYPTRMLYLQHQAQEAST; the protein is encoded by the coding sequence ATGATGAATGAATTTTTAGAAAGAGTCTATTTCCATAATTCCGTACTGGACTATCTGATTGCCCTCGGCATTGTTGTGCTTGGGTTCATCGTGATAGCCACCTTCAAACGAATCATCCTGACCAGGCTCCAGGCACTCACCCAGCACACCCAGACTTCCTTTGACAACTATGTGGTGGAGGGGGTGGAGCGATTCGGAATCCCGGCCCTCTATATCACCACGTTCTATATGGCCCTCCAGTACCTGGTGTTGTCCGAAAGGATGGTGGACATCCTGCGCATTGCCGTGACGGTGGTGGTGACGGTGCTGGTGATCCGGTTTATCTCTTCGGCCATCCTGTTCATGCTCCGCGGGTACGTCCGGAAACAAAACCATGGCGAGGAGAAAGTGAACCAGCTCGGAGGCCTGATGCTGCTCATCAACGTGCTGATTTGGTTTATCGGGCTCGTCTTCCTGTTCGACAACATGGGCTACGACGTCACGACAGTGATCGCGGGCCTGGGGATAGGCGGTATCGCCGTGGCACTCGCCGCGCAGAACATCCTGGGCGACCTGTTCAACTACTTCGTCATCTTCTTCGACAGGCCGTTTGAGGTGGGCGATTTTGTGACCGTCGACAACAAAATGGGGGTGGTGGAGTACGTAGGCATCAAGACCACGCGCCTCAAGAGCCTCACCGGGGAGCAACTGGTATTCTCCAACAGCGACCTGACCGGCTCGCGCCTCCACAACTACAAGCGGATGCAGCGGCGCAGGGTGGTGTTCAAGATCGGCGTCACGTACCAAACCCCGCTGCGGCAGGTGAAGGAGATCCCCGTCCTAATCAAATCGATTGTGCAGGCGCAGAAACTCACCGAGTTCGACCGCTCGCACTTCTCCTCCTACAGCGAATCCAGCCTCGACTTCGAAACGGTGTTTTACGTACTCAGCGCAGAGTTCAACGTGTACATGGATATCCAGCAGGCCATCAACCTGCGCATTTTCGAGGAGTTTCAGGACAGGGGAATTGAGTTCGCCTACCCGACACGCATGCTCTACCTGCAGCACCAGGCACAGGAGGCCTCCACCTGA
- a CDS encoding MBL fold metallo-hydrolase, which yields MPLSITSLNSGSNGNCYYIGNEKEAVLVDAGISCRETEKRMKRLGLSMHRVRAIFVSHEHTDHIKGIPVLARKYQLPVYITPFTQQNSRLSYEGVRVLPFTAYEPVQVGRLSVRPFPKLHDAADPHSFVVSSEGVNIGVFTDIGAPCDHLIRHFRECHAVFLEANYDEHMLDRGYYPYYLKQRIRGGRGHLSNAQALQVFAAHRPAHLSHVLLAHLSKDNNCPNLVKELFAAHAGGTEVIVASRFEETAVYTIRAGEVLPTAVGPPLKGAQTAFAF from the coding sequence ATGCCACTCTCCATTACATCGCTCAACTCCGGAAGCAACGGGAACTGCTATTACATCGGGAACGAGAAAGAGGCCGTTCTGGTGGATGCGGGCATTTCGTGCCGCGAAACGGAGAAGCGCATGAAGCGCCTCGGGCTGTCGATGCACAGGGTGCGGGCCATCTTCGTGTCGCACGAGCACACCGACCACATCAAGGGCATTCCGGTGCTGGCCCGCAAATACCAGTTGCCGGTCTATATCACTCCCTTCACGCAGCAGAACTCGCGGCTGAGCTACGAGGGTGTACGGGTGCTGCCTTTTACAGCGTATGAGCCCGTCCAGGTGGGCCGCCTCAGCGTCAGGCCCTTTCCCAAGCTGCACGACGCCGCCGACCCGCACAGCTTTGTGGTGAGCAGCGAAGGCGTGAACATCGGCGTGTTCACCGATATCGGCGCGCCCTGCGACCACCTGATACGCCACTTCCGGGAGTGCCACGCAGTTTTTCTGGAGGCCAACTACGACGAGCACATGTTGGACCGTGGTTATTACCCGTACTACCTGAAGCAGCGCATCCGCGGGGGGAGAGGCCACCTGTCGAACGCGCAGGCGCTCCAGGTTTTTGCGGCCCACCGACCCGCCCACCTGAGCCATGTGCTGCTGGCACACCTCTCCAAAGACAACAACTGCCCGAACCTGGTGAAGGAACTTTTTGCCGCGCATGCCGGAGGCACCGAAGTGATCGTGGCCTCGCGCTTCGAGGAGACGGCCGTGTACACGATACGCGCCGGGGAGGTGCTGCCCACTGCGGTTGGCCCTCCCTTGAAAGGGGCACAGACAGCCTTTGCTTTCTAA
- a CDS encoding alpha-amylase family protein produces the protein MIEDLWYKNAVIYSLDLETFMDVNSDGTGDFGGLARRLDYLHALGVDTLWLAPFQPTPNKDNGYDISDYYGVDPRHGSSGDFVEFMHQAKKRGFKVIIDLVVNHTSNKHPWFQDARSSKDARHRDWYVWSEDKPSDWDEGMVFPGVQKSTWTYDKKAKAYFYHRFYDFQPDLNMDNPEVRAEIRRIIGFWLELGVAGFRVDAVPFILETPAPGKAKPTMNFEYLREMRRFLQWRRGDAVLLGEANVLPEESQKYFGHEGDGIQLMFNFYVNQHAFYALATADTEPLAEALEATKDLFFTAQWAQFLRNHDELDLGRLTEEQRQKVFSRFGPDKNMQLYDRGIRRRLSPMLGNRPQVELAYSLMFSLPGTPVIRYGDEIGMGDDLSLNERDAVRTPMQWSADPQAGFSRGKKLIHPVINEGPYAYTHVNVENQRRDPDSLLNWMTALIRLRKECPEIGWGKWQLLQTGFKEVLCICYCWKGNSLVVLHNFNEKAYEVEIDLKQQPGDKLIDLMNNFEGEADGKGKQHITLDAYGYRWFRTGDLSYQLFGEQQVEPE, from the coding sequence ATGATAGAAGACCTGTGGTACAAAAACGCCGTTATATATAGCCTGGACCTTGAGACCTTCATGGACGTGAACAGCGACGGCACCGGCGACTTCGGGGGCCTGGCCCGCCGCCTCGACTACCTCCACGCGCTGGGCGTGGACACCCTCTGGCTGGCCCCCTTCCAGCCAACCCCGAACAAAGACAACGGCTACGACATCAGCGACTACTACGGTGTGGATCCCCGCCACGGCTCCAGCGGCGACTTTGTGGAGTTTATGCACCAGGCGAAAAAGCGCGGCTTCAAGGTTATCATCGACCTGGTGGTGAACCACACCTCCAACAAACACCCCTGGTTCCAGGACGCACGCAGCAGCAAAGACGCCAGGCACCGAGACTGGTACGTATGGTCGGAGGATAAGCCCTCGGACTGGGATGAGGGGATGGTGTTCCCGGGCGTGCAGAAGTCCACGTGGACCTACGACAAAAAAGCAAAAGCCTACTTCTACCACCGCTTCTATGATTTTCAGCCCGACCTTAACATGGACAACCCGGAGGTGCGGGCCGAGATACGGCGCATCATCGGCTTCTGGCTGGAGCTGGGTGTGGCCGGGTTTAGGGTAGACGCGGTGCCTTTTATACTGGAAACTCCCGCGCCGGGCAAGGCCAAGCCCACCATGAACTTCGAGTACCTGCGCGAGATGCGCCGCTTCCTGCAGTGGCGTCGCGGCGATGCCGTGCTGCTGGGCGAGGCCAACGTGCTGCCCGAGGAGAGTCAGAAATACTTCGGGCACGAGGGCGACGGCATTCAGCTGATGTTCAATTTCTACGTGAACCAGCATGCCTTCTACGCCCTCGCCACCGCCGACACCGAGCCGCTTGCAGAAGCCCTGGAGGCCACGAAAGACCTGTTCTTCACGGCGCAGTGGGCGCAGTTTCTGCGTAACCACGACGAGCTGGACCTGGGGCGGCTCACGGAGGAGCAGCGGCAAAAGGTGTTCAGCCGCTTCGGTCCGGACAAAAACATGCAGCTGTACGACCGGGGCATCCGCCGCAGGCTCTCGCCGATGCTGGGCAACCGCCCGCAGGTGGAGCTGGCCTATAGCCTGATGTTCTCGCTGCCCGGCACCCCCGTCATCCGTTACGGTGACGAGATAGGCATGGGCGACGACCTGAGCCTGAACGAGCGTGACGCCGTCCGGACACCGATGCAGTGGTCTGCCGACCCACAGGCAGGCTTCTCGAGGGGCAAAAAGCTGATACACCCCGTCATTAACGAGGGCCCCTACGCTTACACCCATGTGAACGTCGAGAACCAGCGCCGCGACCCGGACTCGCTGCTTAACTGGATGACGGCCCTGATACGCCTGCGCAAGGAGTGCCCTGAGATTGGCTGGGGTAAGTGGCAACTGCTGCAAACCGGCTTTAAGGAGGTGCTGTGCATCTGCTACTGCTGGAAAGGCAACTCGCTGGTGGTGCTCCACAATTTTAATGAGAAGGCATACGAGGTGGAGATTGACCTGAAGCAGCAGCCGGGCGACAAGCTGATCGACCTGATGAACAATTTTGAGGGGGAGGCCGACGGCAAGGGCAAACAGCACATCACCCTCGACGCCTACGGCTACCGCTGGTTCCGCACCGGCGACCTGAGCTACCAGCTGTTCGGCGAGCAGCAGGTGGAACCGGAGTGA
- a CDS encoding VOC family protein, translated as MKAIYKLLLACLFCFGGQGAFAQSATASANAPVLNHIAVYVHELGRSTAFYEEVLQLQKIPEPFHDGLHTWFTLGPAGQLHLIQGAAEVLKPNKNDHLCFSVGSIEDFIANLDKHRIEYTNWPGTAKAPTVRVDGVKQIYFQDPDGHWIEVNNDRPGR; from the coding sequence ATGAAAGCTATATATAAACTGCTGCTCGCCTGCCTCTTCTGCTTTGGCGGGCAGGGCGCATTTGCCCAGTCGGCCACCGCCAGCGCCAATGCGCCGGTCCTCAACCACATTGCCGTATATGTGCATGAGCTTGGCAGGAGCACGGCCTTTTACGAAGAGGTGCTGCAGCTGCAGAAAATACCAGAGCCGTTCCACGACGGCCTGCACACCTGGTTCACGCTCGGGCCTGCCGGCCAGTTGCACCTGATACAGGGAGCGGCTGAAGTCCTGAAACCAAACAAAAATGACCACCTGTGCTTCAGCGTGGGCTCCATCGAGGACTTCATCGCTAACCTGGACAAGCACCGGATCGAGTACACCAACTGGCCCGGTACGGCCAAGGCACCCACCGTCCGGGTAGATGGGGTGAAGCAAATCTACTTTCAGGACCCGGATGGCCACTGGATTGAGGTCAACAACGACCGGCCAGGCAGGTAG
- a CDS encoding ankyrin repeat domain-containing protein: MTFSSTRPEDLLFDAARKGDTAYIKELLDAGTDVNIQDGRGFTPLILSTYEGHLDAAKLLIASGADVNAQDFGGNTALMGVCFKGYPEVAELLIQNGAALDLQNGNGGTALMFATLFGRNELVRIMIEKGADKTIRDSRGLTALDLAHQQGNTEALPYFQ; encoded by the coding sequence ATGACGTTCAGTTCCACCAGACCAGAAGACCTTCTCTTTGATGCCGCCCGTAAAGGCGATACCGCCTATATAAAAGAGTTGCTCGACGCGGGCACAGACGTGAACATACAGGACGGAAGGGGCTTCACTCCTCTGATACTGAGCACCTACGAAGGCCACCTGGACGCTGCGAAACTGCTGATCGCCTCCGGCGCGGATGTGAACGCCCAGGATTTTGGTGGTAACACCGCCCTGATGGGCGTCTGCTTTAAAGGCTATCCCGAAGTGGCCGAACTGCTGATCCAGAACGGGGCGGCGCTTGACCTCCAGAACGGCAACGGCGGCACCGCGCTGATGTTCGCCACCCTGTTCGGCCGGAACGAGCTTGTCAGGATCATGATAGAAAAGGGCGCCGACAAAACCATCCGGGACTCCCGGGGCCTCACCGCCCTCGACCTGGCACACCAGCAGGGCAATACGGAGGCGCTGCCTTACTTTCAGTAG
- a CDS encoding sensor histidine kinase: MSSSTQAASEAKEQEYLFLKAERKRHEIAFRQQQAMLALGGAAVLLLLVLLVALYLSRRRERAAHQALQETHRLMQAQQAEIIRQKNELTDQAATLRAQNGQLEIHKQFRTKIFSIISHDLRAPFNSLKAALGLVLRKSLSESQMQHVFGLLSRDVEAAADMLQNLLVWSKAQLEESHVKMENIDLRQLVEENLAFAAAQAEEKEIRLVSLISAHIQVRADRERLNFVLRNLLVNAVKFSFEGGVVLVQVRVQEKSVTLAVRDSGKGIPSNFIPKLFTEERVTTPGTRNEKGTGLGLMLCRDFIESQNGSIEVDSEEGRGSVFSVTLQRTDTCATKATEADAVALA, encoded by the coding sequence TTGTCCTCATCCACACAAGCCGCTTCGGAGGCGAAAGAGCAGGAATATCTTTTCCTGAAGGCGGAAAGGAAGAGGCATGAGATAGCTTTCAGGCAGCAACAGGCGATGCTGGCTTTGGGCGGAGCCGCCGTTCTGCTGCTGCTGGTGCTGCTGGTGGCGCTTTACCTCAGCAGACGGCGCGAAAGGGCAGCCCATCAGGCGCTGCAGGAGACGCACCGCCTGATGCAGGCGCAGCAGGCGGAAATTATCAGGCAGAAGAATGAGCTGACGGACCAGGCGGCGACGCTGCGCGCGCAGAACGGGCAATTGGAGATCCATAAGCAATTCAGGACAAAAATATTCTCCATCATCTCCCACGACCTGCGCGCCCCCTTCAACTCCCTGAAAGCCGCGCTGGGGCTGGTGTTGCGCAAATCGTTGTCGGAGAGCCAGATGCAGCATGTGTTTGGGCTGCTAAGCCGCGACGTGGAGGCGGCTGCCGACATGCTGCAGAACCTGCTGGTATGGTCGAAGGCGCAATTGGAGGAATCGCATGTAAAAATGGAAAACATCGATCTCCGGCAGCTGGTGGAGGAGAACCTGGCCTTTGCGGCAGCACAGGCGGAAGAGAAGGAAATCCGGCTGGTGAGCCTGATCTCAGCGCATATCCAGGTCCGCGCCGATCGGGAAAGGCTGAATTTCGTGCTGCGTAACCTGTTGGTGAACGCCGTGAAGTTTTCGTTTGAGGGCGGCGTGGTGCTGGTGCAGGTGCGCGTGCAGGAGAAGTCCGTCACGCTGGCGGTGCGGGACAGCGGCAAAGGCATCCCTTCGAATTTCATCCCGAAACTTTTCACCGAGGAGCGCGTGACAACCCCCGGCACTCGCAATGAGAAGGGGACCGGCCTGGGTCTGATGCTCTGCAGAGACTTCATCGAAAGCCAGAACGGCAGCATTGAGGTGGACAGCGAGGAAGGCAGGGGCAGCGTTTTCTCCGTTACGCTGCAGCGCACAGACACCTGCGCCACCAAGGCCACCGAGGCAGATGCTGTTGCGCTGGCTTAG
- a CDS encoding M13 family metallopeptidase — protein sequence MDLRVKPGDDFYTYASGAWIENNPVPAKETRWGSFNLLRDFNINAVRTILSDAAANQNAAPGSVEKRVGDFYAAAMDSAAIEKAGYKPIKADLKRAGAVKDSKGVLNEVARQKATGLASPMFGFYVGQDRKDVDNMVPQLSQGGTTLPDRDYYLKNDARSTKIQEALKTYITTLFTLTGVPEARAKQNAATIFELEKKMAEAQMARVEMRDPYKTYNKFSVADFSKATPNIDWKSMLAKMKVSGEDTILVNNPKFFAALDGLVKSTPVADWRTYLQWNVLKASAPYLSSPFADANFAYTQALSGQKVQTPRWQRMSSLTDDAIGELLGQLYVQKHFKPEAKERMNELIGNLVKAYEIRISNLEWMSAETKEKALAKLHAFTPKVGYPDKWKTYNGLEISRKSFFQNVRNADQWSYNDMVSQLGKPVDRTKWGMTAPTVNAYYSPVMNEIVFPAGILQFPFFDPEADDAVNYGGIGAVIGHEISHGFDDSGSQYDKDGTLRNWWTEEDRARFKEKAQSLAAQFDAYTVLDTIHVNGQLTLGENIGDLGGLNAAYEAFKMTEQGQSDEKIDGFTPDQRFFLSWAQVWRGNILPESAAQQIVTDPHSPGEYRTIGAPVNMDAWYEAFNVQPGDKLYKAPEERIRIW from the coding sequence ATGGACCTGCGCGTGAAGCCGGGCGACGATTTTTATACCTACGCCAGTGGCGCCTGGATCGAGAATAACCCGGTTCCGGCGAAAGAGACGCGCTGGGGCAGCTTTAACCTGCTGCGCGACTTCAACATCAATGCAGTTCGCACCATCCTGAGCGACGCGGCGGCTAACCAAAATGCGGCACCGGGCTCTGTGGAGAAGCGCGTGGGCGATTTCTATGCGGCGGCCATGGACAGCGCAGCCATTGAGAAAGCCGGCTACAAACCCATTAAAGCCGATCTGAAAAGAGCGGGCGCAGTGAAAGACTCGAAGGGCGTGCTGAACGAGGTTGCCCGCCAGAAGGCCACCGGCCTTGCCTCCCCCATGTTCGGCTTCTACGTGGGCCAGGACCGCAAAGACGTGGACAACATGGTGCCGCAGCTGAGCCAAGGCGGCACCACCCTGCCCGACCGCGACTACTACCTGAAAAACGACGCGCGCAGCACGAAGATACAGGAGGCGTTGAAAACCTATATCACCACCCTCTTCACCCTCACCGGCGTGCCGGAGGCCAGGGCAAAGCAAAACGCAGCGACCATTTTTGAGCTGGAGAAAAAGATGGCGGAGGCGCAAATGGCCCGCGTGGAGATGCGCGACCCGTACAAAACCTACAACAAGTTCTCGGTGGCCGACTTCAGCAAGGCCACGCCGAACATCGACTGGAAATCAATGCTGGCGAAGATGAAGGTGAGCGGTGAGGATACCATCCTGGTGAACAACCCTAAATTCTTTGCGGCGCTGGACGGGCTGGTGAAAAGCACACCGGTTGCTGACTGGCGGACGTACCTGCAATGGAACGTGCTGAAGGCTTCGGCCCCATACCTGAGTTCTCCGTTTGCCGATGCGAATTTTGCCTATACCCAGGCGCTGTCGGGCCAGAAGGTACAGACGCCGCGCTGGCAGCGCATGTCGTCGCTGACGGACGATGCGATAGGCGAGCTGCTGGGGCAGCTATATGTGCAGAAGCACTTCAAGCCAGAGGCCAAAGAGCGGATGAACGAGCTGATCGGCAACCTGGTCAAAGCCTACGAAATCCGCATCAGCAACCTGGAGTGGATGAGCGCCGAAACAAAAGAGAAAGCGCTGGCCAAGCTGCACGCCTTCACCCCGAAAGTGGGCTACCCCGACAAGTGGAAAACCTACAATGGCCTCGAAATCAGCCGCAAGTCCTTCTTCCAGAACGTGCGCAACGCCGACCAGTGGAGCTATAACGACATGGTGAGCCAGTTGGGCAAGCCGGTGGACAGAACGAAGTGGGGCATGACAGCCCCGACAGTGAATGCCTACTACAGCCCGGTGATGAACGAGATTGTGTTCCCGGCAGGCATCCTGCAGTTTCCTTTCTTCGACCCGGAGGCGGACGATGCGGTGAACTACGGCGGAATCGGCGCGGTCATCGGCCACGAAATCTCCCACGGCTTCGACGACTCCGGCAGCCAATACGACAAGGACGGCACGCTTCGCAACTGGTGGACGGAAGAAGACAGGGCGCGTTTCAAGGAGAAAGCGCAGTCCCTGGCCGCACAGTTTGACGCCTATACGGTTCTGGACACCATCCATGTGAACGGCCAGTTGACGCTTGGCGAGAACATTGGCGACCTGGGCGGCCTGAATGCAGCCTACGAGGCTTTTAAGATGACGGAGCAGGGACAGTCGGATGAGAAGATTGACGGCTTCACGCCGGATCAGCGTTTCTTCCTGTCGTGGGCACAGGTGTGGCGTGGCAACATCCTGCCCGAAAGCGCCGCACAGCAGATTGTGACCGACCCGCACTCCCCGGGCGAGTACAGGACCATCGGGGCGCCCGTGAACATGGATGCCTGGTACGAAGCCTTCAACGTACAGCCCGGCGACAAACTCTATAAAGCGCCTGAGGAAAGAATCAGGATCTGGTAA